Proteins encoded by one window of Panicum virgatum strain AP13 chromosome 7N, P.virgatum_v5, whole genome shotgun sequence:
- the LOC120681519 gene encoding probable polyol transporter 4 isoform X2: protein MAGAGAAANGGRNGYAVLDRSEEQDLELDARRRPPVPESERRRRERFVYACAVFASLNAILLGYDVGVMSGCIIYMQKDLHITEFQQEILVGCLSVVSLVGSLSGGRTSDVIGRKWTMGLGAIVFQLGAAIMTFAPSFTVLMIGRLLAGVGIGFGAMVSGVYIAEISPAGARGTLTSLPEICINLGILLGYVSNYAFSGLSEHINWRIMLGVGILPSVFIGFALFVIPESPRWLVMEKRVSEARAVLLQISESEAEVEERLAEIEEAAGLMKSTKSEEKEVWRELLNPSPAVRRMLYAGCGIQLFQQITGIDATVYYSPTIFKDAGIKSDQELLAATVAVGFTKTVFILVAIFLIDKVGRKPLLYVSTIGMTICLFLLGVALTLQKHAAGLMSPRIGIDLAIFAVCGNVAFFSIGIGPICWVLSSEVFPLRLRAQGSALGQVGGRVSSGLVSMSFLSMARAISVAGMFFVFAAISVVSVLFVYFCVPETKGKTLEQIEMMFESGDEWRGGEIELEDTQHLIPSNKKSVPLG, encoded by the exons ATGGCGggtgccggcgcggcggccaatGGCGGCAGGAACGGGTACGCGGTTCTTGATCGGAGCGAGGAGCAGGACCTGGAGCTGGACGCGCGGCGAAGGCCGCCGGTGcccgagagcgagaggaggaggagggagcggtTCGTGTACGCCTGCGCGGTCTTCGCCTCGCTCAACGCCATCCTCCTCGGCTACG ATGTTGGTGTCATGAGTGGCTGCATCATCTACATGCAGAAAGATCTCCACATAACCGAGTTTCAGCAAGAAATACTAGTAGGCTGTCTGAGCGTGGTCTCACTCGTGGGAAGCCTATCAGGGGGACGAACATCTGATGTAATTGGCAGGAAATGGACAATGGGCCTCGGTGCAATTGTGTTCCAATTAGGCGCCGCCATCATGACGTTTGCTCCATCATTCACTGTGCTTATGATCGGGAGGCTCCTAGCTGGAGTAGGCATTGGCTTTGGTGCCATGGTATCTGGAGTGTACATTGCTGAGATCTCCCCTGCTGGTGCCCGTGGGACTCTCACGTCCCTTCCTGAGATATGCATCAATTTGGGGATCCTCCTCGGCTATGTTTCCAATTATGCCTTTTCGGGCCTTTCTGAGCATATCAATTGGAGGATTATGCTCGGTGTCGGTATCCTTCCATCTGTCTTCATTGGCTTTGCACTTTTCGTGATTCCAGAGTCCCCTAGGTGGTTGGTGATGGAGAAGAGAGTTTCAGAAGCCAGGGCAGTGCTGCTACAAATAAGTGAGTCTGAAGCTGAAGTTGAAGAACGGCTGGCTGAGATTGAGGAAGCCGCAGGTCTTATGAAATCAACGAAATCTGAGGAGAAGGAAGTGTGGAGAGAGCTTCTGAACCCTTCTCCTGCTGTTCGTCGGATGCTGTATGCTGGCTGTGGTATCCAATTATTCCAACAGATTACTGGAATTGATGCTACTGTCTATTACAGCCCAACAATTTTCAAGGATGCTGGGATCAAGTCTGATCAGGAGCTTCTTGCTGCGACCGTCGCTGTGGGTTTCACCAAGACAGTGTTCATCTTGGTTGCAATTTTCCTCATTGATAAAGTTGGCCGGAAGCCACTTCTTTATGTCAGCACAATTGGCATGACTATATGCTTGTTTCTCCTGGGAGTGGCACTTACATTGCAAAAGCATGCTGCGGGGCTTATGTCTCCACGTATTGGGATCGATCTAGCAATTTTTGCAGTGTGTGGGAATGTGGCGTTCTTTTCAATTGGCATAGGACCAATATGTTGGGTCTTGTCATCAGAGGTATTTCCTTTGAGATTACGAGCTCAGGGATCAGCGCTTGGTCAAGTGGGTGGTAGAGTGAGCAGTGGTTTGGTTTCCATGTCGTTCCTTTCTATGGCCCGTGCTATATCAGTGGCAGGAATGTTCTTCGTCTTTGCTGCAATATCAGTTGTCTCTGTCCTGTTTGTGTACTTTTGTGTGCCAGAAACAAAAGGGAAAACACTGGAGCAGATTGAAATGATGTTTGAAAGTGGGGACGAATGGAGAGGAGGTGAAATTGAGCTTGAGGATACACAGCATCTAATACCTAGTAACAAGAAGTCTGTACCTCTCGGCTGA